The sequence TGCCACCCGAGTGGAGCCGGGCACCGCAGGAGCCACTGGTTCGACGGGGAAAAGCTACCGCGCCCGGGAGTCCGGGGTGTGACGTACCGTCGGTCCCGGGGCCCTTCTTCGCTCAGTCTTCACCCGGCGGAGCGTTTGGGCATGAACAGGAGGAGACCAGGCCATGCCGGATCGGTCCGTACGGCACCGCTCGCGCACCGCACTGGCCGGGCTGGCCGCCCTGTCCTGCCTCGGCACGGCGGCGCTGGCCGGCTGCGACTCGGGGCCCGACGGGACGACGAAGGGCTCGGCACCGGCCGAGCGCAGGCCGTCCCCGGCGGCGGGCCCGGTCTGGGACCCGAAGCCCGCCTCGATCGCCGCGGTCGGGGACTCGATCACGCGTGGCTTCGACGCCTGCTCGGTGCTGGCCGACTGCCCGGAGGTCTCCTGGTCGACCGGCACGGACAGCTCCGTACGCAGTCTGGCGGTACGCCTCCTCGGTGCTTCCGGCGCGGCGGACCACAGCTGGAACCACGCGGTGACGGGCGCCCGGATGGCCCAGCTGCCGGAGCAGATGGCGCTGGCGGCGGACGAGGACCCGGACCTGGTGACCGTGATGATCGGCGCCAACGACGCCTGCCGGGACTCGGTGCGGACCATGACCCCGGTGGCCGACTTCCGGCGGTCGTTCGAGACATCGATGCGCAGGCTGCGCAGCGGGGCGCCGAAGGCGCAGGTGTATGTGTCGAGCGTGCCGGACCTGAAGCGGCTGTGGTCGCAGGGGCGGGCCAACCAGCTGGGCAAGCAGATCTGGAAACTGGGCATCTGCAAGTCGATGCTGAGCGACGCGGACGACATGGGCGCGGCGGCGGTCGCCCGGCGCACGGCGGTGCAGGAGCGCGTCGTGGCGTACAACGAGGTGCTGCGCGAGGTGTGCGCGAAGGACAGCCGCTGCCGGTACGACGGCGGGGCGGTGTTCGACTACCGGTTCACCGGCAAGCAGCTCAGCCAGTGGGACTGGTTCCACCCCGGCCGCAACGGCCAGGCCAGGCTCGCCGAGATCGCCTACCGCAACGTCACGGCGGTGCGCCCGCCCGCGTAAAGTCGCTGATCATGCAGACGGGTTCGAACACGGTGATGAGTACGGAGCACTTCGGCACCCTCGCGGACGGCACCGCCGTGCAGCGCTGGACGCTGGAGCGGAACGGCACGCGGGTGCGCGTCCTGACGTACGGCGGCATCGTGCAGTCGGCCGAGGTGCCGGACCGGGACGGGGTGCCGGCCGGGATCGCGCTCGGGCTGCCGGACCTGGCCTCGTACCAGGAGTACGCCGGGCCGTACTTCGGGGCGCTGGTCGGCCGGTACGCGAACCGGATCGGCGGGGCGTCCTTCGAGCTGGACGGCCGGACGCACCACCTCACGCGCAACGAGGGCCGCAACCATGTGCACGGCGGGGCGTGCGGCTTCGACAAGCGGGTCTGGGACGCGCGGGAGATCGCGGACGGGGTGGAGCTGTCCCTCGTCTCGGCGGACGGCGAGGAGGGCTTCCCCGGGCGGGTGGAGCTGACGGCGGCGTACACCCTGGACGAGGGCGGCGCGCTGCGCATCGCGTACCGGGCGGTGACGGACGCGCCGACCGTGCTGAACCTGACGAACCACACCTACTGGAACCTCGCGGGCGCCGACAGCGGCAGCGCGCTCGGCCAGCGGCTGCGGATCGCGGCGGGGGCGGTCACGCCGGTGGACGCGGAGTCGCTGCCGACCGGTGAGTTCCTGCCGGTGGAGGGCACCCGGTTCGACTTCCGCGAGGCCCGGCCGGTGACCAAGGAGTACGACCACAACTTCGTGCTCGACGCGGACGCGAAGGCCGCGGCGGCCGAGCTGTACGACGAGGTGTCGGGACGGGTCCTGACGGTCACGACGACGGAACCCGGCCTCCAGCTGTACACGGCGGACCACTTCGACGGCCGGCCGTTCGGCCCGTGCGCCGGGATCGCCCTGGAGACCCAGCACTTCCCGGACTCGCCGAACCGCCCGGAGTTCCCGGGCACGGTCCTGCGGCCGGGCGAGGAGTTCGTGTCGACGACGGTGTACGGGTTCTCGGTGCGCTGAGCCCCGGCCCGCTCAGTCCTCGGCGACCGTCTCGCCCTTTCCGGCCGGCTCCTCCTCGCCGTCGCCGGCCAGGCCGCGCGCCAGCAGCGTGGCCCCGGCGACGGCGCCCGGCATGAGGAACACGGCGACGAACGGCAGCATGAAGGCCAGCCCCAGCGGTACGCCGAAGCCCAGGGTCCGCATGCGGTGGCCGCGCAGCAGGGCGAGGCGGTCCTTGAGCACCATGCCCCGGCGCTGGAGCGCGACGGCGGTCAGCTCCTCGGCGAGGAAGTACCCGGTGACGCAGAAGCCGAGGACGGGGACGACGGTCTGCCCGGCGACGGGGACGAAACCGAGCGCGAAGAGCAGGATCGCGTACAGCCCGACCCGTATCAGGATGCGCACGCTGTCGCGGGCGGAGATCCACAGCTCGCGCCAGAGCGGCAGTCCGGATTCGGGGACCGTGCCGCCCTCGGTGCGGTCGACCTCCTCGGACAGCGACTCGTAGAAGGGCTGCCCGACGAGCAGGGTCACGGCGGTGAAGGTGATGACGGCCAGGAAGAGGCCGAGGACGAAGACCAGCACGGTCAGCGTGTTGCGCAGCAGGCCGAGCCAGGGCGAGGACCAGTCGTCGGCGAACGGCGTCGCCCACGCCGCCAGGTCGTCGGCGCCGTAGCCGAGGCCGACGAGGGCGCCCGCGTACAGCACGAGGGTGATCAGACCGGGCAGCAGCCCTATGCCGAACCACTTGCCGTGGCCGAACACCCAGCGCTGGCCCCTGATCAGAAAGCCGAGCCCCGCCCCGAGATCACGCATGGCGTCAGCCTAACGGGGTCGGGGCGGGGCTCGTTCAGCGGTGCGGGGGCGGTCAGGCGACCGCGAGCTCCACCTTGATGTTGCCGCGCGTGGCGTTCGAGTACGGGCAGACCTGGTGGGCCTTCTCGACGAGCGCCCGCGCGGTCGCCTCGTCCACGTTCGGGATGGTCGCGGTGATGGCGACCTCCAGACCGAAGCCGCCGGCCTCGGTCTTGCCGATGGAGACCGCCGCGGTCACCGTGGAGCCGGAGATGTCGGCCTTCTCCTGGCGGGCGACGACGCCCAGCGCGCCCTGGAAGCAGGCGCTGTAACCGGCGGCGAAGAGCTGCTCCGGGTTGGTGCCGGCGCCGCTGCCGCCCAGCTCCTTCGGCGGGTTGACGACGACGTCGAGCTTGCCGTCGTCCGAGGCGACGCGGCCGTCACGGCCGTTCTCCGCGGTGGCGACGGCGGTGTAAGCGACGGCTATGTCCTGAATGGTCATGCTGAGGATTCCTCCTGCTGGTGCGTCGCGACTCGCGCCCACGATCGCGACGGTTGGAATGAGCCTAACGGGTGCGGGGAAGAGCGGTTCAGCCGAGGGAGACGATCATCTTCCCGGTGTTCTCGCCGCGGAGCAGACCGAGGAAGGCGTCGACGCCGTTCCCGATGCCCTCGACGACCGTCTCGCGGTACTTCAGCTCGCCCGAGTTCAGCCAGCCGGCCACCTCCTGGACAAACTGCTGCTGGAGGCCGGCGTGGTCGCCGACGAGCATGCCCTGCAGGCGCAGCCGCTTGCCGATGACGAGCGCGAGGTTGCGCGGGGCGGGGGTGGGCTCGGTGGCGTTGTACTGGGCGATCATGCCGCAGATGGTCGCGCGGCCGTGCACGTTGAACGAGGAGAGCGCGGCTTCCAGGTGTTCGCCGCCGACGTTGTCGAAGTAGACGTCGATGCCGTCGGGGGCGGCCTTGCGCAGCTGCTCGGCGACGGGCCCGTTCTTGTAGTTGAACGCGGCGTCGAAGCCGTACTCCTCGGTGAGGAGCTTGACCTTCTCGTCGGAGCCGGCGGAGCCGATGACCCGGGAGGCGCCCTTGATCTTCGCCATCTGGCCGACCTGGCTGCCGACCGCACCGGCGGCGCCGGAGACGAAGACCGCGTCGCCCTCCTTGAAGGACGCCACGTCGAAGAGGCCGGCGTAGGCGGTGAGCCCGGTCATGCCGAGCACGCCGAGGTAGGCGGAGAGCGGGGCGAGCGAGGCGTCGACCTTCACCGCGTGCTGGGCGGGGACGCTCGCGTACTCGCGCCAGCCGAGGCCGTGCAGGACGTGGTCGCCGACCTCGAAGCCCTCCGCGTTCGACGCGACGACCTCGCCGACGGCGCCGCCGTCCATGGGGTGGTCGAGCTTGAAGGGCGGGGTGTAGGACTTCACGTCGTTCATCCGGCCGCGCATGTACGGGTCGACCGAGAAGTGCAGGTTGCGCACGAGGACCCGGCCCTCGGCGGGGGCGGTGACCGGTGCCTCACGCAGCGCGAAGTCCTCGGCCTTCGGCCAGCCGTGCGGACGGGCTACGAGGTGCCATTCACGGCCGGACGCGGGAAGTGCTGCAGACATGGGCTCGGGGTCTCCTCGGTGTGGGGGTGTCGGTCTCGGAGCGGCGGAAAAGCTTCACCACATGAAACAACCATGCTCCTGGATATTTCATGTTGTCAAGCAACTGGGTATCCTGTGTGTCATGGCCCCCTCGCGCACAGATCCTCTGACACTCGAAGTCATCGAGCTCATCGGCACCGTCGTGGCGCGCTACTACGAGGAGTACGAGCAGGCCGCCGCCGCCCACAGCCTCACCGGTGCGCAGGCCCGGGTCCTCGGACTGCTGTCCGTCGAGCCGCTGCCCATGCGCCGGATCGCCCAGAAGCTGAAGTGCGAGCCGTCCAATGTGACCGGGATCGTCGACCGGCTGGAGGCGCGCGGCCTGGTGGAGCGGCGCCCGGACCCGGCCGACCGCCGGGTGAAGCTGGCCGCGCCCACCGAGCGGGGGGCGGCGACGGCCGCGCAGCTGCGGGACGCGCTGGACTTCGCCCGGGAGCCGCTGGCGGGGCTGTCCGCCGCGGACCGGACGGTGCTGCGGGATCTGCTGCGGCGGATGCTGGGCGCCTGAGCGGCGGACGGGCACGATGGGGGCATGAACGCCGCCGCCTTCGGCCCCCGGGAGTTCCAGCTCGTCCTGCTGCGCCGGATGGCCGACCATCAGCCGGGGCTCGTGGAGGACGCCCGGCACGAGCTGAGCGCGACGCCCGCCGAGATGCGCGAGGCGAACCGCCGCTGGCAGGCCATGGTCCGGGCGCCGCGCGGGCGGGGTTCGCTGCGCCGCTACCGCTCGGTGCTCGGCGAGCCGGAATCGACGGCCCGCCGGGTGCTGGGCGACCTTGAGTGCGAGGTGCTGCTGTGGCCGGTGCCGCTCTGGCCGGACCTGCGGTTCGAGGTGATGGTGGCGCCGGGCGGGGCGGTGTGGAACGAGTGGCTGGTCCGGGCGCGGGGCGCTGCCGCGCCGGTGCTGCGCACGGTGGACGACCTGGTGCCCTGGTCGTGCACGGTGGACGAGGTGGCGCGGGCCTTCGCGCCGGCCCGGCCGATGGAGGGGAGCGCGCCGACGCGGTTCGCGCTGGGGGTGGGGTCCGGGGCGGGTGCGTGTGTCGCGGAGTTCACGTGGGGGTTGCTGCAGCGGGTGGTGCGGGGCTGAGGGGTCCTCAATCGCCGGACGGGCTGGGACTTGCCGGTCAGGCGTCCTCAATCGCCGGACGGGCTTGATGGGGCCGGGTCGCGCGGCGCGCTCGACACGCCGTCAGGTCGTCCCTCCTACGGCTCAGCCCAGCGGGCGCGGGGGGTCCGAACGGCGCACGCTTTCAGGAGAGCCGGCTGCCCGTCGGACCCCTCAACGCTCTCGGGAGGAACCCGCCGTGACCGTCAGCCTTGAGCAGTTGCGCCGCTGCCACGTCGCCGTCGACCTCGGGGCCGCCCGCACCCGGGTGTACGTCAAGGGGCCCGGCCTCGTCGTGGACGAGCCGAGTGTCGCCGCCGTCAACACCCGTACCGGTTCACTGATCGCCGTGGGCGCCCTCGCCGAACAGATGACGGGCCGCACCCCCGACTACATCCGGGTGGCCCGCCCCGTCTCCGGCGGGACCGTCGTGGACATCGAGATGGCCCAGCGCATGCTGCGCCACCTGCTCGGCGAGAAGCTCCGCCGCCAGCTGCGCCGCAAGCCCTGGCTGCGCGCGGCGGCCTGCACCCCGCACGACAGCGACCCGCTCGCCCGGCGGGCCTCGGTGGAGACCCTGGTCGGCCTCGGCGCCCGGCGGGTGGAGCTCGTGGACACCCTGATCGCGGCGGCCGTCGGCTGCGGGCTGCCGGTCGAGCAGCCGACCGCGACCATGATCATGGTGTGCGGGGCCGCGACGACGCAGATCGCGGTGCTCTCGCTCGGCTCGATCGTGACGGCGGTACGCCTCCCGATCGGCGGCGACGCGATCGACCACGCGGTCATCCAGCACCTGCGCCAGTACCACGAGCTGATGCTGCCCAGCCAGTCCGTGCGCCCCCTCCAGCTCGCGCTCAGCGGCAACGGGCTGACCGCGCAGGGCCCCTCGGTCACCGAGATCCACGGCCGCGACGTCGCCACCGGGCTCGCCCGGTCCGTCGAGGTCGACACCGCCATGATCCGGCAGGCGATCCACCGCCCGCTGACCGCGGTCCTGGACGGCGTCGGCAAGGTGCTGCGGGACTGCCCGCCCGACCTGGTGGCCGACCTCGCGGACTGCGGGATCGTGATGGTCGGCGGGAGCGCCCTGCTGCCCGGCCTCGACCAGATGCTGCGCGAGGCGACCGGCGTGCCGGTGCACATCGCGGAGCGGCCCGACACCTGCGCGATCCAGGGCCTGGGCGCCATGCTGGAGGGGCAGATCAGCCCCCTGGTCCTCGACCCGCTGGCAAGCTGAACCCGGCCGCGGGACCGGCGGATGACGGACCAGCCACCCGACGCGCTGCCGGACCGGGGTCTGCCCCGGTCGCCGCTGCTGCCCCGGCTCCTGGAGGCCGTGCTGAGCGTCGGCTCGGACCTCGAACTCCGGGCCACGCTCCAGCAGATCATCGACACGGCGACCGCCCTGACCGACGCGAGGTACGGGGCGCTGGGCGTACTCGATCCCGGGCGCGGCACGATCCGCGAGCTGTACGTCTGCGGGATGAGCGAGGCCGAGCAGGCGGCCGTCGGATACTTCCCCGACGGGCACACCGGCATGCTCGGCGCGCTCGTCGACGCGCCGGGGCCGATTCGCTCCGACGACCTGTCCGCCGATCCGCGCGCCACGGGCATCCCGCCCGGCCATCCCCCGATGCGCTCGTTCCTGGGCGCCCCGATCCGGGTCCGCCACGAGGTCTTCGGCAACATCTACCTGGCCGAGAAGGACACCGGGCACTTCACCGAGACCGACGCGGGGCTGCTGAAGGTCCTCTCCGCGCAGGCCGGCATCGCCATCGGCAACGCCCGGCTCTACGAGAGCGCCCGCCAGCGCGAACGCTGGATCGAGGGGGCGGCGGCCGTCACCAACACCCTGCTCACCGGCGAGAACCTGTCCGACGCGCTGACGACGGTGGCGGAGCGGGCCCGTATCCTCAGCGACGCCTCGGCCGGGGTGATCCTGCAGCCCACCGACGAGGGCGGGATGGAGATCGTGGTCGCCTCGACGCCGGAGGACCCGGCGGGCCTGGTGGGCACGGCGATCGCGCCCGGCTCGCCCGTCCTGGTGCA is a genomic window of Streptomyces sp. NBC_00708 containing:
- a CDS encoding SGNH/GDSL hydrolase family protein; translated protein: MPDRSVRHRSRTALAGLAALSCLGTAALAGCDSGPDGTTKGSAPAERRPSPAAGPVWDPKPASIAAVGDSITRGFDACSVLADCPEVSWSTGTDSSVRSLAVRLLGASGAADHSWNHAVTGARMAQLPEQMALAADEDPDLVTVMIGANDACRDSVRTMTPVADFRRSFETSMRRLRSGAPKAQVYVSSVPDLKRLWSQGRANQLGKQIWKLGICKSMLSDADDMGAAAVARRTAVQERVVAYNEVLREVCAKDSRCRYDGGAVFDYRFTGKQLSQWDWFHPGRNGQARLAEIAYRNVTAVRPPA
- a CDS encoding galactose mutarotase, encoding MQTGSNTVMSTEHFGTLADGTAVQRWTLERNGTRVRVLTYGGIVQSAEVPDRDGVPAGIALGLPDLASYQEYAGPYFGALVGRYANRIGGASFELDGRTHHLTRNEGRNHVHGGACGFDKRVWDAREIADGVELSLVSADGEEGFPGRVELTAAYTLDEGGALRIAYRAVTDAPTVLNLTNHTYWNLAGADSGSALGQRLRIAAGAVTPVDAESLPTGEFLPVEGTRFDFREARPVTKEYDHNFVLDADAKAAAAELYDEVSGRVLTVTTTEPGLQLYTADHFDGRPFGPCAGIALETQHFPDSPNRPEFPGTVLRPGEEFVSTTVYGFSVR
- a CDS encoding EI24 domain-containing protein, whose product is MRDLGAGLGFLIRGQRWVFGHGKWFGIGLLPGLITLVLYAGALVGLGYGADDLAAWATPFADDWSSPWLGLLRNTLTVLVFVLGLFLAVITFTAVTLLVGQPFYESLSEEVDRTEGGTVPESGLPLWRELWISARDSVRILIRVGLYAILLFALGFVPVAGQTVVPVLGFCVTGYFLAEELTAVALQRRGMVLKDRLALLRGHRMRTLGFGVPLGLAFMLPFVAVFLMPGAVAGATLLARGLAGDGEEEPAGKGETVAED
- a CDS encoding organic hydroperoxide resistance protein — protein: MTIQDIAVAYTAVATAENGRDGRVASDDGKLDVVVNPPKELGGSGAGTNPEQLFAAGYSACFQGALGVVARQEKADISGSTVTAAVSIGKTEAGGFGLEVAITATIPNVDEATARALVEKAHQVCPYSNATRGNIKVELAVA
- a CDS encoding NADP-dependent oxidoreductase; this translates as MSAALPASGREWHLVARPHGWPKAEDFALREAPVTAPAEGRVLVRNLHFSVDPYMRGRMNDVKSYTPPFKLDHPMDGGAVGEVVASNAEGFEVGDHVLHGLGWREYASVPAQHAVKVDASLAPLSAYLGVLGMTGLTAYAGLFDVASFKEGDAVFVSGAAGAVGSQVGQMAKIKGASRVIGSAGSDEKVKLLTEEYGFDAAFNYKNGPVAEQLRKAAPDGIDVYFDNVGGEHLEAALSSFNVHGRATICGMIAQYNATEPTPAPRNLALVIGKRLRLQGMLVGDHAGLQQQFVQEVAGWLNSGELKYRETVVEGIGNGVDAFLGLLRGENTGKMIVSLG
- a CDS encoding MarR family transcriptional regulator, which translates into the protein MAPSRTDPLTLEVIELIGTVVARYYEEYEQAAAAHSLTGAQARVLGLLSVEPLPMRRIAQKLKCEPSNVTGIVDRLEARGLVERRPDPADRRVKLAAPTERGAATAAQLRDALDFAREPLAGLSAADRTVLRDLLRRMLGA
- a CDS encoding rod shape-determining protein — encoded protein: MTVSLEQLRRCHVAVDLGAARTRVYVKGPGLVVDEPSVAAVNTRTGSLIAVGALAEQMTGRTPDYIRVARPVSGGTVVDIEMAQRMLRHLLGEKLRRQLRRKPWLRAAACTPHDSDPLARRASVETLVGLGARRVELVDTLIAAAVGCGLPVEQPTATMIMVCGAATTQIAVLSLGSIVTAVRLPIGGDAIDHAVIQHLRQYHELMLPSQSVRPLQLALSGNGLTAQGPSVTEIHGRDVATGLARSVEVDTAMIRQAIHRPLTAVLDGVGKVLRDCPPDLVADLADCGIVMVGGSALLPGLDQMLREATGVPVHIAERPDTCAIQGLGAMLEGQISPLVLDPLAS
- a CDS encoding GAF domain-containing protein, producing the protein MTDQPPDALPDRGLPRSPLLPRLLEAVLSVGSDLELRATLQQIIDTATALTDARYGALGVLDPGRGTIRELYVCGMSEAEQAAVGYFPDGHTGMLGALVDAPGPIRSDDLSADPRATGIPPGHPPMRSFLGAPIRVRHEVFGNIYLAEKDTGHFTETDAGLLKVLSAQAGIAIGNARLYESARQRERWIEGAAAVTNTLLTGENLSDALTTVAERARILSDASAGVILQPTDEGGMEIVVASTPEDPAGLVGTAIAPGSPVLVQLLGGEAVFIDDSASDPRMTTPVRSRFGPSMMLPLQSGGRLIGTLALPRRRGARPYTDLDRLLAAQFASQAALALVLADSQADRERLAVYEDRDRIARDLHDLVVQRLFATEMMLESTRRRAGAGETGELLGTAVDELDSTIQEVRTAIFALQQPPAEAPPTFRGQVLRETGGAAAVLGFQPSVHFTGAVDALVSEPVGGRLLAALRGALAAAHRRTGVSAIEVEVDATATLPDGRGAVRLTVADDGHEPDGSRAGTVTWEAPL